One part of the Acidobacteriota bacterium genome encodes these proteins:
- a CDS encoding epoxide hydrolase 1 — MELPANTTGDPEAIRPFTIDVPAAVLDDLRLRLEQTRLPDQLPGTGWDYGTERAYLEELLTYWRDEFDWRAQETMLNQFDQYRTTIDGLDIHFIHQRSPHEDALPLVITHGWPGSILEFHKIIGPLTDPTAHGGDAADAFHVIAPSIPGYGFSDKPTERGYHPEKMAEIIGELVERLGYERYGVQGGDWGSIISRWQAAQHPDRVVGVHINMVTAGPPPGADPTEGVPPEEMARFQARNEFWQGEQAYLNLQGTKPQTLGYGLNDSPAGLAAWIVEKFHTWCDCNADVESRFTKDELLTNITIYWATQTMTSSTRIYYESRRAPRGTGYIEVPVGCAIFPGEIFLPPRAWVEASHNVTRWTEMPEGGHFAALEQPELLTDDIRAFFQDLR; from the coding sequence ATGGAACTTCCCGCCAACACGACCGGCGACCCCGAGGCCATCCGCCCGTTCACGATCGACGTGCCGGCCGCAGTCCTGGACGACCTCCGACTGCGCCTGGAGCAGACGCGGCTGCCCGATCAACTGCCCGGCACGGGCTGGGACTACGGCACGGAGCGCGCCTATCTGGAGGAGTTGCTCACCTACTGGCGTGATGAATTCGACTGGCGCGCCCAGGAGACGATGCTGAACCAGTTCGATCAGTACCGCACGACGATCGACGGCCTCGACATCCACTTCATCCATCAGCGGTCGCCTCATGAGGATGCACTGCCGCTCGTCATCACGCACGGCTGGCCCGGCTCGATTCTGGAGTTCCACAAGATCATCGGGCCGCTGACCGACCCGACCGCGCACGGCGGCGACGCGGCCGACGCGTTCCACGTGATTGCGCCCTCGATTCCGGGTTACGGCTTCTCCGACAAGCCGACCGAACGGGGCTATCACCCGGAGAAGATGGCGGAGATCATCGGAGAACTCGTGGAACGGCTCGGCTACGAACGCTACGGCGTCCAGGGTGGCGACTGGGGGAGCATCATCAGCCGCTGGCAGGCGGCGCAGCATCCGGATCGGGTCGTGGGCGTTCACATCAACATGGTTACCGCGGGTCCGCCGCCTGGCGCCGACCCGACGGAAGGCGTGCCGCCGGAGGAAATGGCCCGGTTCCAGGCGAGGAACGAGTTCTGGCAGGGTGAGCAGGCCTACCTGAACCTGCAGGGAACCAAGCCGCAGACGCTCGGTTACGGGCTGAACGACTCCCCGGCCGGTCTCGCCGCCTGGATCGTCGAGAAGTTCCACACCTGGTGCGACTGCAACGCGGATGTCGAGAGCCGCTTCACGAAGGACGAGTTGCTGACGAACATCACCATTTACTGGGCGACCCAGACGATGACGTCGTCGACGCGTATCTACTACGAGTCGCGGAGGGCGCCCCGTGGAACCGGCTACATCGAGGTGCCGGTCGGCTGCGCCATCTTCCCTGGGGAGATCTTCCTCCCGCCGCGCGCATGGGTGGAGGCGTCGCACAACGTCACACGCTGGACCGAAATGCCCGAAGGCGGACACTTCGCCGCGCTTGAGCAGCCGGAGCTCCTCACCGACGACATCCGCGCCTTCTTCCAGGACCTCCGGTAG
- the bioA gene encoding adenosylmethionine--8-amino-7-oxononanoate transaminase, translating to MTDSLAFDRRHIWHPYTSMVDPLPVYQAVSAEGVRIRLADGRELIDGMASWWCAIHGYNHPALNAVMRQQLDDTAHVMFGGLTHEPAIELARLLIELTPPGLQHVFFCDSGSVAVEVALKMALQHWHAQGHPGKRRFATIRGGYHGDTLGAMGVCDPVTGMHERFRGILPDHRFADRPRTRPGEPLHPDDEAGIRRILEEHHAEIAAVVLEPIVQGAGGMWFYDAAYLRHVRTLCDRFDVLLILDEIATGFGRTGRMFACEHAGVAPDVLCLGKAMTGGYLSQAATLATTRVARGVSADGGVLMHGPTFMANPLACAVSKRSVELLLEGPWEERVASIETQLAAELGRYATHPAVADVRVLGAIGVVQTRAAVPVAALQRIFVEAGVWIRPFSDLIYLMPPYVIDADELTQLTRAIGMGLDAMVE from the coding sequence GTGACCGATTCCCTAGCGTTCGACCGGCGCCACATCTGGCACCCCTACACGTCGATGGTCGATCCACTGCCGGTGTATCAGGCGGTGTCCGCCGAAGGCGTGCGCATCCGGCTCGCGGACGGCCGCGAACTGATCGATGGCATGGCGTCATGGTGGTGCGCCATCCACGGCTACAACCATCCCGCTCTCAACGCCGTCATGCGGCAGCAGCTCGACGACACCGCGCACGTCATGTTTGGCGGCCTCACCCACGAACCGGCGATCGAGCTGGCGCGGCTGCTGATCGAGTTGACTCCGCCCGGCCTGCAGCACGTGTTCTTCTGCGATTCCGGTTCGGTCGCGGTGGAAGTGGCACTCAAGATGGCGCTTCAGCACTGGCACGCGCAGGGGCACCCCGGGAAGCGGCGGTTCGCGACCATTCGGGGCGGCTACCACGGCGACACTCTCGGCGCCATGGGCGTCTGCGATCCCGTAACCGGCATGCACGAACGCTTTCGCGGCATCCTGCCCGATCACCGGTTTGCCGACCGGCCCAGAACCCGTCCGGGAGAGCCGCTTCACCCGGACGACGAGGCGGGTATCCGGCGCATCCTCGAGGAACATCACGCCGAGATTGCCGCGGTCGTGCTCGAGCCGATCGTGCAGGGGGCGGGCGGCATGTGGTTCTATGACGCCGCGTACCTGCGACACGTCAGGACGCTCTGCGACCGGTTCGACGTGCTGCTGATCCTGGACGAGATTGCCACCGGTTTCGGGCGCACCGGCCGGATGTTCGCCTGCGAGCACGCCGGCGTGGCGCCGGACGTCCTCTGCCTCGGGAAGGCGATGACCGGCGGCTACCTCAGTCAGGCCGCGACGCTTGCCACGACGCGTGTTGCCCGGGGGGTCTCCGCGGACGGCGGCGTGCTGATGCACGGGCCCACCTTCATGGCCAACCCGCTTGCTTGCGCGGTCTCGAAGCGGAGCGTCGAACTGCTCCTCGAAGGGCCGTGGGAGGAGCGGGTGGCGTCCATCGAGACCCAATTGGCGGCGGAACTCGGGCGCTACGCGACGCATCCCGCGGTGGCCGACGTGCGCGTGCTCGGGGCGATCGGCGTTGTGCAGACGCGCGCTGCCGTGCCGGTGGCGGCCCTCCAGCGGATCTTCGTGGAAGCGGGCGTCTGGATCCGGCCGTTCAGCGACCTGATCTACCTGATGCCGCCCTACGTGATCGACGCTGACGAACTCACGCAGCTCACGCGGGCCATCGGTATGGGGCTGGACGCAATGGTGGAATGA
- a CDS encoding alpha/beta hydrolase, with product MPEAGRPAVWRRHPVLAVALPSIVSAVLLAYLAVALAAAETLTKPRRRALVSSPAALNLTYEDVAFDSRGDGIPLRGWFAPADGSDRVVVIAHGRNSTRTGDDGELVPHAAALVDAGFNALLFDFRAHGESGGVRYTLGWAEQGDLLGAVDHLKARGFRSERMGFWAHSMGAAAVLLASAGSPDVRNIVADSSFARLDDLLARQLPIASGLPGFFNPPILFFTRTVFDADASIVNPVDVVAGLPPDSLFVIHAEADRLIPVDHAHRIAAAAGPAVYDLWIFPGSSHDRVSIDAPDEYRDRVLTFFDEKLPPGLSPHRD from the coding sequence ATGCCCGAAGCTGGTCGTCCGGCCGTCTGGCGGCGGCACCCCGTCCTGGCGGTCGCCCTCCCGTCCATCGTCTCCGCCGTCCTGCTGGCATACCTCGCCGTCGCCCTGGCCGCCGCCGAGACGCTGACGAAACCGCGCCGCCGCGCCCTGGTGTCGTCACCCGCGGCCCTGAACCTGACCTACGAAGACGTAGCGTTCGACAGCCGCGGCGATGGCATTCCCTTGCGCGGCTGGTTCGCCCCGGCCGACGGCAGCGACCGCGTGGTGGTCATCGCGCACGGGCGCAACTCGACCCGCACCGGTGACGACGGCGAGCTGGTGCCCCATGCCGCGGCCCTCGTCGACGCGGGCTTCAACGCGCTGCTGTTCGACTTCCGCGCGCACGGCGAGTCCGGCGGCGTCCGCTACACGCTGGGATGGGCCGAGCAGGGCGACCTGCTGGGCGCGGTCGACCACCTCAAGGCCCGCGGGTTTCGGTCGGAACGCATGGGGTTCTGGGCTCACTCGATGGGCGCCGCCGCGGTCCTGTTGGCATCCGCGGGTTCACCCGACGTCCGCAACATCGTGGCTGACAGCAGCTTCGCCCGGCTCGACGACCTTCTGGCCCGGCAACTGCCCATCGCGAGCGGACTGCCGGGTTTCTTCAATCCGCCCATCCTCTTTTTCACGCGAACGGTGTTCGACGCGGATGCGTCCATCGTCAACCCGGTGGATGTGGTCGCGGGACTCCCACCGGACTCGCTGTTCGTCATTCATGCCGAGGCGGACCGGCTTATCCCGGTCGACCACGCCCACCGCATCGCCGCCGCGGCGGGACCTGCCGTCTACGACCTCTGGATCTTCCCGGGCTCATCCCACGACCGGGTATCGATAGATGCCCCGGACGAGTACCGGGATCGTGTGCTGACGTTCTTCGACGAGAAGCTGCCACCCGGGCTTTCCCCACATCGGGACTGA
- the arsM gene encoding arsenite methyltransferase, with protein sequence MDENLRTAVRDRYGAAARQAAAEADGDGGSAGTSCCGSEPVELVDPVTANLYSADETGGLPHAALLASRGCGNPTALAELSPGEVVLDLGSGGGIDVLLSARRVGPAGKAYGLDMTDDMLELARANQANASVTNVEFLRGEIENIPLPDAVVDVIISNCVINLSADKPRVLDEAFRVLRPGGRLAVSDIVVRGAVDGRIRESVELWICCVAGALEETQYRDYLATAGFSNIAIEPTRVYDLEETRALVANRTEDADSIARTVAGRFMSAFVRATKPLPGS encoded by the coding sequence ATGGACGAGAATCTGCGCACCGCCGTCCGTGACCGGTACGGCGCGGCGGCACGCCAAGCCGCGGCCGAAGCTGATGGCGACGGTGGATCCGCCGGGACATCCTGCTGCGGTTCCGAACCGGTGGAGTTGGTCGACCCCGTAACCGCGAACCTCTACTCCGCCGACGAGACGGGCGGGCTGCCGCACGCTGCCCTGCTGGCGTCGCGGGGATGCGGCAACCCGACCGCCCTTGCCGAACTCTCCCCCGGCGAGGTAGTCCTGGATCTCGGCTCCGGCGGCGGGATCGACGTCCTGCTCTCCGCCCGCCGCGTCGGGCCGGCGGGCAAGGCCTACGGCCTGGACATGACGGACGATATGCTCGAACTGGCGCGGGCGAACCAGGCGAACGCCAGCGTCACGAACGTCGAATTCCTCAGGGGCGAGATCGAGAACATCCCGCTGCCGGACGCCGTTGTGGACGTGATCATCTCGAACTGCGTCATCAACCTCTCCGCCGACAAGCCGCGCGTGCTGGACGAGGCGTTCCGGGTCCTTCGGCCCGGCGGGCGGCTGGCCGTGTCCGACATCGTGGTGCGCGGCGCAGTCGATGGACGTATCCGCGAGAGCGTAGAACTCTGGATCTGCTGCGTGGCGGGAGCCCTTGAAGAAACGCAGTACCGCGACTATCTGGCGACGGCCGGGTTCAGCAACATCGCCATTGAGCCGACCCGGGTCTACGATCTCGAGGAAACCCGCGCGCTCGTAGCCAACCGGACGGAAGACGCGGACAGCATCGCGCGCACCGTGGCCGGACGGTTCATGTCCGCCTTCGTGCGCGCGACGAAGCCCCTGCCGGGGAGCTGA
- a CDS encoding AMP-binding protein — protein sequence MAASSYVHGATDAPLLGETVGENLRATVERFPERDALVVCDQGFRASYRQLWDLTTRLALALLAHGIARGDRVGIWAPNRYEWVVTQYATARIGAILVNVNPAYRAHELEYALKQSGIRFLLHARRFRSADYAAIVGSVRAGCPALTETVVLDDGWDALLEESAAVDDATLAEREASLRFDDPINIQYTSGTTGAPKGATLSHHNILNNGYFCGEILGYTEADRIAVPVPFYHCFGMVIGNLACTSHGSCIVVPSEGFDPAATLAAVEKERCTSIYGVPTMFIAQLNHADFDRTDFSSLRTGVMAGSPCPIEVMKQVRERMNVREITICYGMTETSPVSTQTRVDDSVERRVSSVGRIHPHAEIKVIDPETGRVVPRGTSGELCTRGYCVMLGYWDDPKATAVAIDEARWMHTGDLATMDGDGYVRIVGRIKDMIIRGGENVYPREVEEFLYTHPDIEDAQVIGVPSARYGEEVMAWVRLKAGAAVTGEQLRAFCHGEIATYKIPRYWKFVESFPLTVTGKVQKYKMREISTAELKLTAAAGIETA from the coding sequence GTGGCCGCATCTTCGTACGTGCACGGCGCAACCGACGCGCCCCTGCTGGGCGAGACCGTCGGCGAGAACCTTCGCGCCACGGTCGAACGGTTCCCCGAGCGCGATGCTCTTGTCGTTTGCGACCAGGGCTTTCGGGCCAGTTACCGGCAACTCTGGGACCTGACCACGCGCCTCGCGCTCGCGCTCCTCGCCCACGGCATAGCCCGCGGCGACCGCGTCGGGATCTGGGCGCCCAACCGCTACGAGTGGGTCGTCACGCAGTATGCGACCGCCCGTATCGGCGCGATACTCGTCAACGTCAACCCGGCGTACCGGGCTCACGAGCTGGAGTACGCGCTCAAGCAGTCCGGAATCCGCTTCCTCCTGCACGCCCGGCGGTTCCGTTCGGCCGACTACGCGGCGATTGTCGGCAGCGTCCGCGCCGGCTGTCCGGCACTGACCGAAACGGTGGTTCTGGACGACGGGTGGGACGCGCTGCTCGAGGAATCGGCCGCTGTCGACGACGCCACGCTCGCCGAACGCGAGGCGAGCCTACGCTTCGACGACCCGATCAACATCCAGTACACGTCGGGCACGACCGGTGCGCCCAAGGGGGCGACCCTCTCGCACCACAACATCCTGAACAACGGGTACTTCTGCGGCGAGATCCTGGGCTATACGGAAGCTGACCGAATCGCGGTGCCGGTTCCCTTCTACCACTGCTTCGGCATGGTCATCGGTAACCTCGCCTGCACGTCGCACGGGTCGTGCATCGTCGTGCCGTCCGAAGGCTTCGATCCGGCCGCCACCCTCGCCGCGGTCGAGAAAGAACGGTGCACGTCCATCTACGGCGTGCCGACGATGTTCATCGCCCAGTTGAACCACGCCGACTTCGACCGAACGGATTTCTCGTCGCTGCGCACCGGCGTGATGGCCGGCTCGCCCTGCCCGATCGAGGTGATGAAGCAGGTTCGCGAGCGGATGAACGTCCGCGAGATAACCATCTGCTACGGCATGACCGAGACGTCGCCCGTCTCGACCCAGACCCGCGTCGACGACTCGGTCGAGAGGCGCGTCTCCAGCGTGGGCCGCATCCATCCACACGCCGAAATCAAGGTCATTGATCCGGAGACCGGCCGGGTAGTGCCACGGGGAACGTCCGGGGAGCTCTGCACGCGTGGCTATTGCGTCATGCTCGGCTACTGGGATGACCCGAAGGCGACGGCCGTGGCGATAGACGAAGCACGCTGGATGCACACGGGCGATCTCGCGACCATGGACGGCGATGGCTACGTCAGGATCGTCGGGCGCATCAAGGACATGATCATCCGCGGGGGCGAGAACGTCTACCCGCGGGAAGTGGAGGAGTTCCTCTATACGCATCCCGACATCGAGGATGCCCAGGTCATCGGTGTGCCGTCGGCCCGGTACGGCGAAGAAGTGATGGCGTGGGTGAGGCTGAAGGCGGGCGCCGCCGTGACCGGGGAGCAGCTGCGCGCCTTCTGTCACGGCGAGATCGCGACCTACAAGATCCCGCGCTACTGGAAGTTCGTTGAGAGCTTCCCGCTGACCGTCACCGGCAAGGTGCAGAAATACAAGATGCGCGAGATTTCGACCGCCGAGTTGAAGTTGACGGCGGCGGCCGGTATCGAAACCGCCTGA
- a CDS encoding PadR family transcriptional regulator has protein sequence MSLDHILLGMLGKPASGYDIKRDFSEGARHFWSAELSQIYRALKKLEERRLLRSWLEPPAKGPTRRVYQRTTDGREELMRWLTAGPQMGTERFAYIAQLCFMHEVDDLEATGDFILELRSRLTTFLALLRQAESDTAGADGSRLESLGAEDFHVYLAVRMGVRSLLAKIDWCDEALERIERRRRPRPVAAENVAEPTEALGGG, from the coding sequence ATGAGCCTTGACCACATCCTGCTCGGCATGCTCGGCAAGCCGGCGAGCGGCTACGACATCAAGCGCGACTTCAGCGAGGGCGCCCGCCACTTCTGGTCGGCCGAATTGAGCCAGATCTATCGGGCCCTGAAGAAGCTGGAGGAACGCCGCTTGCTGCGGAGCTGGCTGGAACCGCCAGCCAAAGGCCCGACGCGGCGCGTTTATCAGCGGACCACCGACGGACGCGAGGAACTGATGCGCTGGCTCACCGCCGGCCCGCAGATGGGCACCGAACGATTCGCCTATATCGCCCAACTGTGCTTCATGCACGAAGTGGACGACCTGGAAGCGACCGGTGATTTCATCCTGGAACTGCGCTCCCGGCTGACCACGTTTTTGGCGCTCTTGCGGCAGGCGGAATCGGATACCGCGGGGGCGGATGGCTCCCGCCTGGAGTCCCTCGGCGCCGAGGACTTTCACGTTTATCTGGCCGTGCGCATGGGCGTACGCTCGCTGCTGGCCAAGATCGACTGGTGCGACGAAGCGCTGGAGCGAATCGAACGCCGGCGGCGGCCCCGCCCCGTCGCCGCCGAGAATGTAGCGGAGCCGACCGAGGCGCTTGGCGGTGGCTGA
- a CDS encoding haloacid dehalogenase type II, translating into MSTDELGWLRPEVAALMFDQYGTVVDMQGGLTEMAAPFLAEKGWRGDPHRFVTWWRRTHFEDSMIDALCDAGHTSYRRIGERAVSQVMRRAGIDFTDDDARRLVACIERLKPFPDVLEALSRLRRHYRLAILSNGDRDMLEAAKPHVGFGFDAVISVEEAGYFKPHRATYAMACKRLGLDPARVLFVANHTFDCIGAKASGMRTAFIDRRRRPFGDSPHQPDLIVEDFTALANALCD; encoded by the coding sequence ATGTCCACCGACGAGTTGGGCTGGCTACGCCCGGAGGTCGCCGCCCTGATGTTCGATCAGTACGGCACCGTCGTCGACATGCAGGGCGGCCTGACGGAGATGGCCGCGCCTTTCCTGGCGGAGAAGGGGTGGCGCGGCGACCCCCACCGCTTCGTCACCTGGTGGCGGCGGACGCACTTCGAGGACTCGATGATCGACGCCCTGTGCGATGCGGGTCACACCTCCTACCGCCGGATCGGGGAGCGTGCCGTATCGCAGGTGATGCGGCGGGCCGGGATCGACTTCACCGACGACGACGCGCGCCGGCTGGTCGCCTGCATCGAGCGGTTGAAGCCTTTCCCCGACGTACTCGAGGCGCTCTCGCGGCTACGCCGTCACTACCGGCTGGCGATTCTCTCCAATGGCGACCGCGACATGCTGGAGGCAGCGAAGCCGCACGTCGGATTCGGCTTCGACGCAGTGATCTCGGTGGAAGAGGCCGGCTACTTCAAGCCGCACCGGGCGACCTATGCAATGGCGTGCAAGCGGCTCGGTCTCGACCCGGCCCGCGTGCTTTTCGTTGCCAACCACACGTTCGACTGCATCGGGGCCAAGGCGTCCGGGATGCGTACGGCGTTCATCGATCGTCGCCGGCGGCCCTTCGGCGATTCGCCGCACCAGCCCGACCTGATTGTCGAAGACTTCACGGCGCTGGCGAACGCGCTCTGCGACTGA
- a CDS encoding PhzF family phenazine biosynthesis protein produces MALTITQVDAFATKPFEGNPAAVCLLPEPADAGWMQRVAREMNLSETAFLVRRSDGDFDLRWFTPGVEVDLCGHATLASAHVLWESGHAAPDAPLVFHTRSGQLAASPRDGWIEMDFPAEPDESAIGPAWLADALGAKATYVGRNRFDYLVEVDTEATVRGLAPDLRRIAELGGRGLIVTARAETEGFDFVSRFFAPCTGIDEDPVTGSAHCCLGPYWKRKLDRDAFTAWQASARGGLVRVTVRGDRVLLSGQAVTVMRGELVA; encoded by the coding sequence ATGGCGCTGACAATCACACAGGTCGACGCGTTCGCCACCAAACCGTTCGAAGGCAACCCGGCCGCGGTCTGCCTGCTGCCCGAACCGGCGGACGCCGGCTGGATGCAGCGGGTGGCGCGCGAGATGAACCTGTCGGAGACAGCGTTCCTCGTGCGCCGAAGCGACGGCGACTTCGATCTACGCTGGTTCACGCCCGGTGTGGAAGTCGACCTTTGCGGCCACGCCACGCTGGCAAGCGCCCATGTGCTGTGGGAATCCGGGCATGCAGCGCCGGACGCACCCTTGGTCTTCCATACGCGCTCGGGCCAATTGGCGGCGTCCCCACGCGACGGCTGGATCGAGATGGACTTCCCCGCGGAACCGGACGAATCGGCGATCGGTCCGGCCTGGCTGGCCGATGCCCTCGGAGCCAAGGCAACTTATGTTGGACGCAACCGCTTCGACTACCTGGTCGAAGTGGACACCGAAGCGACGGTGCGAGGCCTGGCTCCGGATTTGCGACGGATCGCGGAACTCGGCGGGCGCGGGCTCATCGTCACCGCCCGCGCCGAAACCGAGGGGTTCGACTTCGTATCGCGGTTCTTCGCGCCATGCACTGGTATCGACGAAGACCCCGTCACCGGATCCGCCCACTGCTGCCTGGGACCCTACTGGAAGCGCAAGCTCGACCGGGATGCGTTCACGGCGTGGCAGGCATCGGCGCGCGGCGGGCTGGTCAGGGTCACGGTCCGCGGGGACCGCGTCCTGCTGTCGGGTCAGGCGGTCACCGTGATGCGCGGCGAGTTGGTGGCCTGA
- a CDS encoding type II toxin-antitoxin system prevent-host-death family antitoxin yields the protein MHEAKSQLSRLAKAAWEGEDVVIARAGEPYLRLVPYRERKAQRKLGALEGRIWIAPDFDETPPEVIEAFWNSKIFPDEED from the coding sequence ATGCACGAGGCGAAGTCGCAGCTCTCGCGGCTCGCCAAGGCGGCCTGGGAAGGCGAGGATGTCGTAATCGCCAGGGCCGGCGAGCCGTATCTGCGTCTGGTGCCGTACCGCGAACGGAAGGCTCAACGCAAGCTCGGAGCACTGGAGGGTCGAATCTGGATTGCTCCGGACTTCGATGAAACGCCCCCCGAGGTCATCGAGGCCTTCTGGAACTCGAAGATATTCCCCGACGAAGAGGACTAA
- a CDS encoding type II toxin-antitoxin system VapC family toxin, with product MVRLLLDTHVLLWSLTEPRKLRRETREALEDEHNDVFVSAVSGWEIAVKRALGKLRAPDDLEAGVRQQGFLPLHLTFLHAEQAGALPPHHGDPFDRMLVAQAQVEGLAIVTRDARIPLYGIRTMKA from the coding sequence ATCGTGCGCCTGCTACTGGACACGCACGTGTTGCTATGGTCACTGACGGAGCCGCGCAAGCTGAGACGCGAGACACGTGAGGCGCTGGAGGACGAACACAACGATGTATTCGTCAGCGCGGTCAGCGGCTGGGAGATCGCCGTGAAGCGGGCACTCGGAAAACTCCGCGCGCCGGATGACCTGGAAGCGGGCGTCAGGCAGCAGGGTTTCCTGCCGCTGCATCTGACGTTTCTGCACGCGGAACAGGCCGGCGCGCTTCCACCCCATCACGGCGACCCGTTCGACCGGATGCTGGTCGCTCAGGCGCAGGTGGAGGGGCTGGCGATCGTCACGCGTGATGCCCGGATACCGCTCTACGGCATCCGTACGATGAAGGCGTAG
- a CDS encoding HNH endonuclease: MVGRHVRHWAHGGATKPENLVLLCRRHHRAVPEEDFGLTLEAYGEPRSTQPAVHPLPTASAPPAWTGVPLARSQKATA, from the coding sequence CTGGTCGGGCGCCACGTCAGGCACTGGGCGCACGGCGGCGCCACGAAACCTGAAAACCTCGTGTTGCTGTGCCGCCGGCATCACCGCGCGGTGCCCGAGGAGGATTTCGGCCTTACGCTCGAGGCCTACGGTGAGCCGCGCTCCACGCAGCCGGCGGTGCACCCGCTGCCAACGGCGTCCGCGCCTCCGGCCTGGACCGGGGTTCCGCTCGCACGGAGCCAGAAGGCAACTGCGTGA
- a CDS encoding haloacid dehalogenase type II — protein MRELSDFRVLTFDCYGTLIDWETGIWDALQPLIMQNAASGVTREVALRAFAESEGRQQQAAPDLTYPDVLSRVHHAIAEHFGLPTSNMLDKTFGASVPHWPAFPDTADALRILKQHYRLVILSNVHRDGIAASGRKLGVEFDAVYTAEEIGSYKPADANFEYLLAHLKADFGMGPTDILHTAQSLHHDHAPANRFGLANAWIDRQRLSEGGSWGATEPVPTMPSTNFVFCSLGEMADAASAAFAI, from the coding sequence ATGCGTGAACTCAGCGACTTCCGCGTCCTCACGTTCGATTGCTACGGCACGCTGATCGACTGGGAAACGGGAATCTGGGACGCCCTGCAGCCATTGATTATGCAGAACGCCGCTTCCGGTGTGACTCGCGAGGTCGCACTGCGCGCCTTCGCGGAGAGCGAGGGCCGCCAGCAACAGGCAGCGCCGGACCTTACCTATCCGGACGTGCTATCCCGCGTGCACCACGCCATCGCCGAGCACTTCGGGCTTCCAACCAGCAACATGCTCGACAAGACGTTCGGCGCCTCCGTGCCTCACTGGCCCGCGTTCCCGGACACCGCTGACGCGCTGCGCATTCTCAAGCAGCATTACCGACTCGTCATCCTCTCCAACGTGCACCGCGACGGCATCGCTGCCTCGGGCCGCAAGCTCGGTGTCGAATTCGATGCCGTCTACACGGCCGAGGAAATTGGCTCCTACAAACCCGCCGACGCCAACTTCGAGTACCTGCTGGCCCATCTCAAGGCGGATTTCGGCATGGGTCCGACCGACATCCTGCACACGGCCCAAAGCCTGCACCACGATCACGCACCGGCGAACCGTTTCGGGCTCGCCAATGCCTGGATCGACCGGCAGCGGCTCTCGGAGGGTGGAAGCTGGGGAGCTACGGAACCGGTTCCGACCATGCCGTCCACCAACTTCGTGTTCTGCTCACTCGGCGAGATGGCCGACGCGGCATCTGCCGCCTTCGCCATTTAG
- a CDS encoding cupin domain-containing protein: MPNAATVTKFTWNEMPRERVTNRIDRRIVCGESTMVAHVYLQKGAVVPEHSHHNEQLTYILKGKLRFWVGADLSEVFDVAEGEVLHLPSNVPHKAEALEETLDVDIFSPPRQDWLDHTDDYFRDQ, translated from the coding sequence ATGCCCAACGCCGCGACCGTCACGAAGTTTACGTGGAACGAGATGCCCCGGGAACGGGTCACCAACCGCATCGACCGTCGGATCGTCTGCGGCGAGAGCACGATGGTGGCCCACGTCTACCTGCAGAAAGGCGCAGTCGTGCCCGAGCACTCGCATCACAACGAGCAGCTCACGTACATCCTGAAGGGCAAGCTCCGGTTCTGGGTCGGCGCCGACCTGTCCGAGGTCTTCGACGTCGCCGAGGGCGAGGTGCTCCATCTGCCGTCGAACGTTCCGCACAAGGCCGAAGCACTCGAGGAGACTCTCGACGTCGACATCTTCAGCCCGCCGCGGCAGGACTGGCTGGACCACACCGACGACTACTTTCGGGATCAGTAG